TGGAAAATACAGCATTTATTAACGGTCCTGAGGTGAAGGCGTTTCAAGCAGAGTTGGAAACGTATTTAAGTGTAAAACATGTAATCCCATGTGCCAATGGTACCGATGCCTTGCAAATTGCAATGATGGCACTAGGTTTAAAACCCGGCGACGAAGTAATTACCGCTGATTTTACCTATGTTGCAACAGCCGAAGTTATTGCATTGCTTGGTTTAACACCGGTTTTAGTAGATGTGGTGCCAGATACTTTCGATATTGATTTAAAAGCGGTGGAAAAAGCAATTACCCCAAAAACAAAAGCAATTGTTCCGGTTCACCTCTTTGGACAATGTGCCGATATGGAGGGTTTGATGACATTGGCTAAAAAACACAACTTGTATGTTATAGAAGATACCGCGCAGGCGATAGGAGCAGAGTTTACTTTTGCGAATGGCGATAAAAAGAAAGCTGGAACAATAGGAACTGTAGGCTGTACCTCCTTTTTTCCATCTAAGAATTTAGGTTGTTATGGGGATGGTGGTGCCATTTATACCAATGATGATGCTTTGGCAAAATCTATTCGCATGATTGCCAATCACGGGCAATCGGTATTGTATTACCACGATAGTATTGGCGTGAATTCCAGGTTGGATAGCATTCAAGCGGCGGTATTAAGAATTAAATTGCGTGAACTCGACAATTATGCGAAGGCGCGAAACGCTGCTGCCGCTTATTATGACAAGGCTTTTGCAAATCATCCCAAACTAAAAACGCCCGCAAGAGCAAAAATTCAAACCATGTGTTTCATCAATACACACTGCAATTAAGCGGTGTTGATAGAATGGCACTGAGGGATTATTTGGCAAGCAAAGATATACCTGCTATGATTTATTATCCGGTTCCCCTGCATTTGCAAAAGGCTTATACCGATACACGTTACAAAACCGGAGATTTTCCTGTTACCGAAAAACTTTGTGCGAGTGTTATCTCTCTGCCCATGCATACTGAATTGGATGTTGAAACTTTAAAGTATATCTGCGATACTGTTTTGGAATTTGTAAAATAAGGAAATTCATTTACCCAATAATTGAGTGCAGCTTCAGATGCGCAAAACCTCTAATCAATAAAAAACAGCCCAAACATGAATATAGCAGTAGTAGGAACAGGATATGTAGGTTTAGTGACAGGCACCTGCCTCGCCGAAACAGGAAACAATGTTACCTGTGTAGACATTAATGAAGTGAAAGTAAAAAAAATGCAAGCAGGCGAAATTCCCATTTATGAGCCACATTTGGATGCATTATTTGAACGGAATATTAAACAGGGGCGACTGCATTTTACAACCAATTTAAAAGAGGCTATTGATAAAGCCAAAATTATATTTCTTGCCTTGCCAACACCTCCGGGAGAAGATGGCAGTGCGGATTTAAGTTATATTCTAGGCGTTGCAAAAGACTTAGGTAAATTAATTCAAGAGTATAAAATTATTGTGGATAAAAGTACAGTGCCGGTGGGTACAGCGGATAAGGTGCGTGAAGCAGTTTTATCTACACTTAAAACTACAACGCATGTTGGTGCTGCTTGGGATGGATCTTTTGATATTGTTTCGAACCCCGAATTTTTGCGTGAAGGTTTTGCTGTGGATGATTTTATGAAACCGGATAGAGTGGTGATTGGCACCGGCTCTGAGAAAGCAAAACGCATGATGGAGGATTTGTATAAACCCTATGTGCGACAAGGAAACCCCATTATTTTTATGGACGAGAAATCAGCAGAGTTGACTAAATATGCCGCAAATGCATTTCTGGCAACCAAGATTACTTTCATGAATGAAATTGCTAACCTCTGCGAAAAATTGGGTGCAGATGTGGATGCAGTTCGAATTGGTATTGGCTCAGACGACAGAATTGGCAAGCGCTTTTTATTTCCCGGTATCGGATACGGAGGAAGTTGCTTTCCGAAAGATGTGCAAGCTTTGGAAAAATCGGCGCAAGACAGCAAATATGATTTTAAAATATTGAATGCCGTAATGGACGTGAATGAGCGTCAAAAAACGAGCATCATTCCCAAAATGATGCAGTATTTTAAGAACGATTTAAAGGGCAAGCGTATTGCGCTGTGGGGGCTTGGCTTTTAAGCCGGATACAGATGATATTCGTGAAGCACCTGCATTGTACCTGATTGAAGAGTTAATTAAAGCAGGAGCAAGTGTTGTTGCTTATGACCCTGAGGCAATGAACAATGTAAAAAACCTTATCGGAGATAAAATTTTGTATGCAGAAGACCCTTACAAAGCATTAGAAAATGCAGATGCTTTATTGATTGCTACCGAATGGAATATTTTTAGAACTCCGGATTTTGAACAATTGGATAAGCTGCTAAAATCAAAAGTTATTTTTGATGGTAGAAATTTATACAGTCTATCACAAATGCGCGAAATGGGATATTACTATTGTAGTGTAGGAAGAGCTTTGGTGAATTAGTTAAAGGGGTGAGGAAAGAATAACATTTTAGAGTAATTTAATGTTAAGCCCATCCGCGATGCATATTTGGAATTTAAAATAAGAATTATGAAAAGAGTATTAATTACAGGAGCAGCAGGTTTTTTAGGATCGCATTTGTGTGATCGATTTATAAAGGAAGGGTACAGTGTGGTGGGCATGGATAACTTGATAACCGGTGATTTGCGAAATATCGAGCACTTGTTTAAGCTTGCCAACTTTGAGTTCTATCATCACGATGTTTCAAAATTTGTGCATGTACCCGGTGATTTACACTATATCCTACATTTTGCATCACCGGCAAGTCCTATCGATTATTTAAAAATCCCAATTCAAACCTTAAAAGTTGGTTCACTTGGTACACACAATTTGTTGGGCTTAGCAAAAGCAAAAGGAGCGAGGATGTTAATTGCTTCCACCAGCGAAGTGTATGGAGACCCCATGGTTCATCCGCAAACGGAAGATTATTGGGGCAATGTTAACCCAATAGGTCCGCGCGGTGTATACGATGAGGCAAAACGCTTTCAAGAAGCCATTACAATGGCATATCACACCTATCATAAAGTGGAAACACGCATTGTACGTATTTTCAATACATATGGTCCACGTATGCGTTTAAACGATGGACGTGTGTTACCGGCTTTTATAGGTCAAGCCTTGCGTGGTGAAGATTTAACCATGTTTGGCGATGGCAGTCAAACCCGCTCGTTTTGTTATGTGGATGATTTGGTAGAAGGCATTTACCGATTGTTGTTAAGCGATTATGTTTATCCCGTAAACATTGGTAATCCTGCTGAAATCACCATTAAAGAATTTGGTGAAGAAATCATTAAGCTTACAGGGACTTCTCAAAAGCTGATATCCAAACCACTTCCGCAAGATGATCCAAAACAGCGTAAACCGGATATTAGCAAAGCCCGCGAAATTTTAGGATGGGAGCCAAAGGTAAGTCGGGCAGAAGGCCTGAAAATTACTTACGATTATTTTAAATCCCTATCAAAAGAAGAATTATTCAAAACAGAACACCGCAGTTTTAACTAAGCCATGGAAAAAGAGTATTCAGTGCACGAATCTGCTTATGTGGACGAAGGTTGCCGAATCGGAAGGGGAACAAAAATTTGGCATTTTTCGCATATCATGTCGAATTGTGTGTTGGGTGAAAATTG
The sequence above is a segment of the Bacteroidota bacterium genome. Coding sequences within it:
- a CDS encoding SDR family oxidoreductase → MKRVLITGAAGFLGSHLCDRFIKEGYSVVGMDNLITGDLRNIEHLFKLANFEFYHHDVSKFVHVPGDLHYILHFASPASPIDYLKIPIQTLKVGSLGTHNLLGLAKAKGARMLIASTSEVYGDPMVHPQTEDYWGNVNPIGPRGVYDEAKRFQEAITMAYHTYHKVETRIVRIFNTYGPRMRLNDGRVLPAFIGQALRGEDLTMFGDGSQTRSFCYVDDLVEGIYRLLLSDYVYPVNIGNPAEITIKEFGEEIIKLTGTSQKLISKPLPQDDPKQRKPDISKAREILGWEPKVSRAEGLKITYDYFKSLSKEELFKTEHRSFN